A DNA window from Gemmatimonadaceae bacterium contains the following coding sequences:
- a CDS encoding serine/threonine-protein kinase — protein sequence MSESEPQMYSVTQELPAHLRDWQLPPGWRWGAEGLNTQDRHYQEIIDALDRSLSLVSAPNAMHRGWLEAEARHLAHRNHPAMPTTYHYWAAYGESRRGPGYLRRWIAGETIAARLRRMGTDDTPGVIRLMREIGSALSYLHDLGAVHGCMSPETVWTTPMGRLWIIGWQWAMPRGEIPENLSPDFRFMPIPSEWAGGVWDPTPYTDQWQLAAVCFSALTGESPTPDEVPPIQLLRPDCPQALAVLIDRALQPDPGLRYPTMAAMLRALDRVIGSRTMVMLAGDEPGTNLTNESAEARLRWALADDYEVLASLGAGSFGSVWRVRDLTLGREVALKLLHPHVARDERIVGRFRREAKLAAQLAHPAIVPIFDWDSRGDVAWYTMELAEGGSVAELVARSGPRALSEIAPQVDFILNGLAAAHSIGIIHRDLKPENVLIDRYRRWRLADFGIANVTGEEVAGASGTPAFASPEQLLGETQDAAADCFSIAAIVAFAMTGSPPFGERDSAAILAREMRGDVDLASYAPEIAEWLRRGLSASPDDRFVDAAVMQSAWRTAVSAVLERERQVPWWRRWFGGDDAGAAWTGDSLFTA from the coding sequence ATGAGCGAAAGTGAACCACAGATGTACAGCGTCACCCAGGAGCTTCCCGCGCATTTGCGCGACTGGCAGCTGCCTCCAGGGTGGCGGTGGGGCGCCGAAGGTTTGAACACCCAGGACCGGCACTATCAGGAGATCATCGACGCGCTCGATCGGTCGCTGTCGCTGGTCAGCGCGCCGAACGCCATGCATCGCGGCTGGCTCGAGGCCGAGGCGCGGCATCTGGCGCATCGCAATCATCCGGCGATGCCGACGACGTATCACTACTGGGCGGCGTACGGTGAAAGCCGGCGCGGACCAGGATATCTGCGGCGGTGGATCGCGGGGGAAACGATCGCCGCGCGTCTGCGCCGCATGGGAACGGACGACACACCCGGCGTCATTCGGCTGATGCGCGAGATCGGATCGGCGCTCAGTTACCTGCACGATCTCGGCGCTGTGCACGGATGCATGTCGCCGGAAACCGTCTGGACGACGCCGATGGGTCGATTGTGGATCATCGGTTGGCAGTGGGCGATGCCTCGCGGGGAGATTCCGGAAAATCTCTCCCCGGACTTCCGCTTCATGCCGATTCCGAGCGAATGGGCCGGCGGCGTGTGGGATCCGACGCCGTATACGGATCAGTGGCAGCTGGCGGCCGTGTGCTTCAGCGCGCTCACGGGTGAATCGCCGACGCCGGACGAAGTGCCGCCGATTCAATTGCTGCGACCGGATTGTCCGCAGGCGTTGGCGGTCTTGATCGATCGCGCGCTGCAACCCGATCCCGGTCTCCGCTATCCGACCATGGCGGCGATGCTGCGCGCGCTCGACCGCGTGATCGGTAGCCGCACGATGGTGATGCTCGCGGGCGACGAGCCCGGCACGAATCTCACGAACGAATCTGCCGAGGCGCGGTTGCGGTGGGCGCTGGCCGATGATTATGAAGTACTCGCGTCGCTCGGCGCGGGATCCTTCGGATCGGTGTGGCGCGTGCGAGACTTGACGCTCGGCCGCGAGGTAGCGCTCAAGCTGCTGCACCCGCACGTCGCGCGCGATGAACGGATCGTGGGACGCTTTCGGCGCGAAGCGAAGCTTGCCGCGCAGCTGGCGCATCCGGCGATCGTGCCGATCTTCGACTGGGACAGTCGCGGCGACGTGGCGTGGTACACGATGGAATTGGCCGAGGGTGGTTCGGTCGCGGAGCTGGTCGCGCGGTCGGGGCCGCGCGCGTTGAGCGAGATCGCACCGCAAGTCGATTTCATTCTCAATGGCCTCGCCGCGGCGCATTCGATCGGCATCATTCATCGCGATCTCAAGCCGGAGAACGTGCTCATCGACCGCTACCGGCGGTGGCGGCTGGCCGACTTCGGCATCGCGAACGTGACGGGTGAAGAAGTCGCCGGTGCATCGGGCACGCCGGCGTTCGCGTCGCCCGAGCAATTGCTTGGCGAGACGCAGGATGCCGCGGCGGATTGTTTTTCGATCGCGGCGATCGTTGCGTTCGCGATGACCGGCAGTCCCCCGTTCGGTGAGCGTGACAGCGCGGCGATTTTGGCGCGGGAGATGCGCGGCGATGTGGACCTCGCGTCGTATGCGCCGGAGATTGCGGAATGGCTGCGGCGCGGGTTGTCGGCGTCGCCCGACGATCGGTTCGTCGATGCGGCGGTGATGCAGTCCGCGTGGCGCACCGCGGTGTCCGCGGTGCTGGAGCGCGAACGACAGGTGCCGTGGTGGCGACGCTGGTTTGGCGGCGACGATGCCGGCGCGGCGTGGACGGGTGATTCGCTCTTTACCGCCTGA
- a CDS encoding NAD-dependent succinate-semialdehyde dehydrogenase: MAIASINPATEETIQSFDALSDAAIDEKLDNAHRASLTWRTTPVGERAMIVRRAGELLEERKREYGRLMTLEMGKPYKAAIEEAAKCATACAYYADHAEQFLADEPVEAAKERSYVAFQPLGVVLAVMPWNFPFWQVIRFAAPALAAGNVGLLKHASNVPQCALALEQLFAEAGAPGGAFQTLLIGSEPVGRILADDRVAAATLTGSEGAGSSVASAAGKAIKKTVLELGGSDPFVVMPSADLESAAKTAVNARTINNGQSCIAAKRFIVHQSIFDEFTARFVMRMRSLVVGDPMDNATNIGPLATKQIRDDLHDQVERARAAGANVLLGGRPRDRRGWYYEPTVMVDVSQESPVWREETFGPLAAIVPARSVGHAIELANDSRFGLGAAAWTRDEREIGAFARGLEAGCVFINGMVASDPRFPFGGVKKSGYGRELSAFGLREFVNIKTVRILQSEGADKSATE, encoded by the coding sequence ATGGCCATCGCATCGATCAATCCCGCCACGGAAGAGACGATTCAGTCGTTCGACGCGCTCTCCGACGCCGCGATCGACGAGAAATTAGACAATGCTCATCGGGCGTCGCTGACCTGGCGCACGACTCCGGTGGGCGAGCGCGCGATGATCGTGCGCCGCGCGGGCGAGCTGCTCGAGGAGCGCAAGCGCGAGTACGGGCGCCTCATGACGCTCGAGATGGGCAAGCCGTACAAGGCCGCGATCGAAGAAGCGGCGAAGTGCGCCACGGCGTGCGCCTACTATGCCGATCATGCGGAGCAGTTCCTTGCCGACGAACCGGTGGAGGCGGCAAAGGAGCGAAGCTACGTCGCCTTTCAACCGCTGGGCGTCGTCCTGGCGGTCATGCCATGGAACTTTCCATTCTGGCAGGTGATCCGCTTCGCCGCTCCCGCGCTCGCAGCAGGAAATGTCGGACTGTTGAAGCACGCGTCGAACGTGCCGCAGTGCGCGCTGGCGCTCGAGCAGCTATTCGCCGAGGCGGGGGCACCCGGAGGAGCCTTTCAGACTTTGCTCATCGGGTCCGAGCCCGTGGGCCGCATTCTGGCGGACGATCGTGTCGCGGCGGCGACGCTGACCGGCAGCGAGGGCGCAGGCAGCAGTGTCGCGAGCGCGGCGGGCAAAGCGATCAAGAAAACGGTGCTGGAGCTGGGCGGGAGCGATCCCTTCGTGGTGATGCCGAGCGCGGATCTGGAGAGCGCGGCGAAGACCGCGGTGAACGCGCGCACGATCAACAACGGGCAATCGTGCATCGCGGCGAAGCGATTCATCGTGCATCAGTCCATCTTCGACGAGTTCACGGCCCGCTTCGTGATGCGCATGCGGTCGCTGGTGGTGGGTGATCCAATGGATAACGCGACGAACATCGGCCCGCTGGCAACCAAACAGATTCGCGACGACCTGCACGATCAGGTGGAGCGTGCGCGCGCCGCAGGTGCGAACGTGCTGCTCGGCGGGCGGCCGCGCGACCGGCGCGGATGGTACTACGAGCCAACCGTGATGGTCGACGTCTCGCAGGAGTCACCGGTATGGCGCGAAGAGACGTTTGGTCCGCTCGCGGCGATCGTGCCGGCGCGCAGTGTCGGCCATGCCATCGAGCTGGCGAACGATTCTCGCTTCGGCCTGGGGGCGGCGGCGTGGACGCGAGACGAGCGGGAGATCGGCGCGTTCGCGCGCGGGCTCGAGGCCGGCTGCGTTTTCATCAACGGGATGGTGGCGTCGGACCCGCGCTTTCCGTTCGGCGGCGTGAAGAAGTCGGGCTACGGCCGGGAGCTGAGCGCGTTCGGATTGAGAGAGTTCGTTAATATCAAAACTGTAAGAATCCTGCAGTCGGAAGGCGCGGACAAGAGCGCAACCGAATAG